From the genome of Azospirillum brasilense, one region includes:
- the nifK gene encoding nitrogenase molybdenum-iron protein subunit beta, translating to MSHPVSQSADKVIDHFTLFRQPEYKELFERKKTEFEYGHSDEEVARVSAWTKTEEYKEKNFAREAVVINPTKACQPIGAMFAAQGFEGTLPFVHGSQGCVAYYRTHLTRHFKEPNSAVSSSMTEDAAVFGGLNNMIDGLANAYALYKPKMIAVLTTCMAEVIGDDLSGFINNAKNKESVPADFPVPFAHTPAFVGSHIVGYDNMIKGVLTHFWGTSENFDTPKNEKINLIPGFDGFAVGNNRELKRIAGLFGIDLTILSDVSDNFDTPADGEYRMYDGGTPLEATKEAVHAKATISMQEYCTPQSLQFIKEKGQQVAKYNYPMGVTGTDELLLKLAELSGKPVPAELKLERGRLVDAIADSHTHLHGKRFAVYGDPDFCLGMSKFLMELGAEPVHILSTSGSKKWEKQVQKVLDASPFGKSGKAYGGKDLWHLRSLLFTDKVDYIIGNSYGKYLERDTKIPLIRLTYPIFDRHHHHRYPTWGYQGALNVLVRILDRIFEDMDANTNIVGETDYSFDLVR from the coding sequence ATGTCCCACCCCGTTTCCCAGAGCGCCGACAAGGTCATCGACCACTTCACGCTCTTCCGTCAGCCCGAATACAAGGAGCTGTTCGAGCGCAAGAAGACGGAGTTCGAGTACGGCCACTCCGACGAAGAGGTCGCCCGGGTTTCCGCGTGGACCAAGACGGAAGAGTACAAGGAAAAGAACTTCGCCCGTGAGGCGGTCGTCATCAACCCGACGAAAGCCTGCCAGCCGATTGGCGCGATGTTCGCGGCCCAGGGCTTCGAGGGCACCCTGCCCTTCGTCCATGGTTCGCAGGGCTGTGTCGCCTACTACCGCACGCACCTCACCCGCCACTTCAAGGAGCCGAACTCCGCGGTCTCCTCGTCGATGACGGAAGACGCGGCGGTGTTCGGCGGCCTGAACAACATGATCGACGGCCTGGCCAACGCCTACGCGCTGTACAAGCCGAAGATGATCGCCGTGCTGACCACCTGCATGGCCGAAGTCATCGGCGACGACCTCTCCGGCTTCATCAACAACGCGAAGAACAAGGAAAGCGTCCCGGCGGATTTCCCGGTTCCCTTCGCCCACACCCCGGCCTTCGTCGGCAGCCACATCGTTGGCTACGACAACATGATCAAGGGCGTTCTGACCCACTTCTGGGGCACGTCGGAGAACTTCGACACCCCGAAGAACGAGAAGATCAACCTGATCCCGGGCTTTGACGGCTTCGCGGTCGGCAACAACCGCGAGCTGAAGCGCATCGCCGGCCTGTTCGGCATCGACCTGACGATCCTGTCGGACGTGTCGGACAACTTCGACACCCCGGCCGACGGCGAGTACCGCATGTATGACGGCGGCACCCCGCTGGAGGCCACGAAGGAGGCCGTGCACGCCAAGGCCACCATCTCCATGCAGGAATACTGCACCCCGCAGTCCCTGCAGTTCATCAAGGAGAAGGGCCAGCAGGTCGCCAAGTACAACTACCCGATGGGCGTCACCGGCACCGACGAGCTTCTGCTGAAGCTGGCCGAGCTGTCCGGCAAGCCGGTCCCGGCGGAGCTGAAGCTGGAGCGCGGCCGTCTCGTCGACGCCATCGCCGACAGCCACACCCACCTGCACGGCAAGCGCTTCGCCGTGTACGGCGACCCGGACTTCTGCCTGGGCATGTCGAAGTTCCTGATGGAGCTGGGCGCCGAGCCGGTGCACATCCTGTCCACTTCCGGCTCGAAGAAGTGGGAGAAGCAGGTTCAGAAGGTGCTCGACGCCTCGCCGTTCGGCAAGTCCGGCAAGGCCTACGGCGGCAAGGACCTCTGGCACCTGCGCTCGCTGCTGTTCACCGACAAGGTCGACTACATCATCGGCAACAGCTACGGCAAGTATCTGGAGCGCGACACCAAGATCCCGCTCATCCGCCTGACCTACCCGATCTTCGACCGCCACCACCATCACCGTTACCCGACCTGGGGCTACCAGGGCGCTCTGAACGTGCTGGTGCGCATCCTGGATCGGATCTTCGAGGATATGGACGCCAACACGAACATCGTCGGCGAGACCGACTACTCGTTCGATCTGGTGCGCTGA
- a CDS encoding RrF2 family transcriptional regulator: MAQLTASVEYGIHWLVAAGDTPLSSRDLAELQGISPSFLAKIFPKLEKAGIVTASEGVRGGYRLAKAREDINFLVIVDAIEGEKPLFECQEIRGRCAIFDDRPPDWATSGVCAIHAVMLKAEKAMRDTLAKETLASVGETFGRKAPPEFQGDVQTWIDARLGTRAASRTRHTP; this comes from the coding sequence ATGGCACAACTCACCGCAAGCGTCGAGTACGGCATCCACTGGCTGGTCGCCGCCGGCGACACGCCGTTGAGCAGCCGGGATCTGGCGGAGTTGCAGGGAATCTCCCCCTCTTTCCTCGCCAAGATCTTTCCGAAGCTGGAGAAGGCGGGGATCGTCACGGCCAGCGAAGGGGTGCGCGGCGGTTACCGCCTCGCCAAGGCGCGGGAAGACATCAACTTCCTCGTCATCGTCGACGCCATCGAGGGCGAGAAGCCGCTGTTCGAGTGCCAGGAGATCCGCGGCCGCTGCGCGATCTTCGACGACAGACCGCCGGATTGGGCGACCTCCGGCGTCTGCGCAATCCACGCCGTGATGCTGAAGGCCGAGAAGGCGATGCGCGACACGCTGGCCAAGGAGACGCTGGCCAGCGTCGGCGAGACCTTCGGGCGCAAGGCCCCGCCGGAGTTCCAAGGCGACGTCCAGACCTGGATCGACGCGCGCCTCGGCACCCGCGCCGCATCACGGACACGGCATACACCGTAG
- a CDS encoding NAD(P)/FAD-dependent oxidoreductase, whose protein sequence is MTQQIVIAGSGFAGLWAALSAARAVALAGRDGDVAITVVSPAPQLHIRPRLYEAVLEGMAPDLAALFEAVGVRHVPGVVTTIHAGRRAVDVAGTDGARFTLPYNRFVLAAGSRLFTPPIPGLAEHAFNVDQLDSAHALDAHLKALAAQPETAARNTVVVAGGGFTGIETAAEMPDRLRAILGADAKVRVVVVEQAPAIGPDLGPVPRPVIEQALAECGVEIVAGTAVAAIDADGVTTATGERIAAATVVWTAGARANPLAAQISDGHDRFGRVPADPFLRAVGNDGIFVTGDVARAATDDLGNVAAMSCQHALSLGRVAGHNAAAELVGLPTHPYSQPKYVTCLDLGPWGGALHRRLGPAGPADPRRGQGGEARDQHQMDLPAPAGPRSGLRRRQPRLCDRSLTMALRSRAPRHRRNAAPHVHYFRWNGHASRARQLSTPVPLHSFPWRNDRNIGPSPPARRKSRPLTVEQRNRLDLQAKSAHHRENIHNINKKLCPITCREKAHLNEYSHF, encoded by the coding sequence ATGACCCAACAAATCGTCATCGCCGGTTCCGGTTTCGCCGGATTGTGGGCCGCCCTGTCCGCCGCCCGCGCCGTGGCGCTGGCCGGCCGCGACGGCGACGTCGCGATCACCGTCGTCTCGCCGGCCCCTCAGCTCCACATCCGCCCCCGCCTCTACGAAGCGGTGCTGGAAGGCATGGCGCCGGACCTCGCCGCGCTGTTCGAAGCGGTGGGCGTCCGTCACGTTCCCGGCGTCGTGACAACGATCCACGCCGGCCGCCGCGCGGTGGACGTCGCTGGCACCGACGGCGCCCGGTTCACCCTGCCCTACAACCGCTTCGTGCTGGCCGCCGGCAGCCGCCTGTTCACCCCGCCCATTCCCGGCCTCGCCGAGCACGCCTTCAACGTCGACCAACTCGACAGCGCACACGCCCTCGATGCCCATCTGAAGGCCCTGGCCGCCCAGCCGGAGACGGCGGCGCGCAACACCGTGGTGGTGGCCGGCGGCGGCTTCACCGGCATCGAGACGGCGGCGGAGATGCCGGACCGGCTGCGCGCCATCCTGGGCGCGGACGCCAAGGTCCGCGTCGTGGTGGTTGAACAGGCGCCGGCCATCGGCCCCGACCTCGGCCCGGTGCCGCGCCCCGTCATCGAGCAGGCGCTGGCCGAATGCGGCGTGGAGATCGTCGCCGGCACGGCGGTCGCCGCCATCGACGCCGACGGCGTGACCACCGCCACCGGCGAGCGCATCGCCGCCGCCACCGTCGTCTGGACGGCCGGCGCCCGCGCCAACCCGCTGGCCGCGCAGATCAGCGACGGGCATGACCGGTTCGGCCGCGTTCCCGCCGATCCGTTCCTGCGGGCGGTCGGCAACGACGGGATCTTCGTCACCGGGGACGTGGCGCGGGCCGCCACCGACGACCTTGGCAACGTCGCCGCGATGTCCTGCCAGCACGCCTTGAGCCTGGGCCGCGTCGCCGGCCACAACGCCGCGGCGGAACTGGTCGGCCTGCCCACCCACCCCTACAGCCAACCCAAATACGTGACCTGCCTCGACCTCGGCCCGTGGGGGGGCGCTCTTCACCGAAGGCTGGGACCGGCAGGTCCGGCTGACCCGCGACGAGGGCAAGGCGGTGAAGCGCGAGATCAACACCAAATGGATCTACCCGCCCCAGCCGGACCGCGAAGCGGTCTTCGCCGTCGCCAACCCCGACTATGTGATCGTTCCCTGACGATGGCCCTGCGGAGCCGCGCTCCCCGCCATCGCAGGAACGCAGCTCCGCACGTGCATTACTTCCGGTGGAATGGCCACGCATCGAGGGCCAGACAACTCTCCACCCCCGTCCCCCTTCACAGCTTTCCATGGAGAAACGATCGGAATATCGGACCGTCTCCACCAGCGCGCAGGAAGTCGCGTCCCTTAACGGTTGAGCAACGCAACCGCCTTGATCTTCAAGCCAAGAGCGCGCACCACCGAGAAAATATCCACAACATCAACAAAAAATTGTGTCCGATTACCTGTCGGGAAAAGGCGCATCTTAACGAATACAGTCACTTCTGA
- a CDS encoding methyl-accepting chemotaxis protein, with protein MPFKTFLRSADTEATEITSALDKSNGVITFDTFGNILSANDQFLRCMGYSLEEIKGKHHRIFVDPNLHDSLDYKNFWECLRRGEFQSSLYKRIGKGGREVWIEASYNPIKNRQGVTHKVVKVCTDVTERHLEHIDLRGKAEAISKSQAVIEFTPDGTVITANENFLSLLGYTLREIEGRHHSTFVDPAEHGSADYRAFWESLRQGRFQAAQYKRIGKGGRVVWIQASYNPVFDTSNRLSKIVKFATDITQQVELLDQLKSLIDNNFTEIDTALSAAGRQAEDAARRSGATQGTVQTVAASAEELAASAREIADSMIRSRQAASTAMDETGNADRAAARLTEVAKAMGGIVDLISSIASQINLLALNATIEAARAGEAGRGFAVVANEVKNLANQSANATAQISKEIEGMQAVSSDVVASLGNIRQATSNLMEFVTVSAGAVEEQSAVTGDMSTNMQNASASVSAVDHNIGAINSAITQIASAVSETKEAAKVLAR; from the coding sequence ATGCCCTTTAAAACCTTTCTAAGGTCGGCCGACACGGAAGCGACGGAAATAACTAGTGCATTAGATAAATCTAATGGCGTGATCACATTTGACACATTTGGCAACATATTGTCGGCAAATGATCAATTTCTCCGATGCATGGGATACAGCCTTGAGGAGATCAAAGGGAAGCATCACCGGATATTCGTCGACCCGAACCTTCATGACAGCCTGGATTACAAGAATTTCTGGGAGTGTCTGCGTCGCGGTGAGTTCCAGTCCTCCCTCTACAAACGCATCGGCAAGGGCGGGCGGGAAGTCTGGATCGAAGCCTCCTACAACCCGATCAAGAACCGCCAGGGCGTTACCCACAAGGTGGTCAAGGTCTGCACCGACGTCACCGAACGCCATCTGGAACACATTGATCTGCGCGGCAAGGCGGAGGCCATCTCCAAGTCCCAGGCGGTGATTGAATTCACCCCCGACGGCACCGTCATCACCGCCAACGAGAATTTCCTGTCCCTGCTCGGCTACACGCTGCGAGAGATCGAAGGGCGCCATCACAGCACCTTCGTCGATCCGGCGGAGCACGGTAGCGCGGACTACCGGGCCTTCTGGGAGAGCCTGCGGCAGGGCCGTTTCCAGGCCGCCCAGTACAAGCGGATCGGCAAGGGCGGCCGCGTGGTGTGGATTCAGGCTTCCTACAACCCGGTGTTCGACACCAGCAACCGGCTGTCCAAGATCGTCAAGTTCGCCACCGACATCACCCAGCAGGTCGAACTTCTGGACCAGTTGAAGTCCCTGATCGACAATAACTTCACCGAGATCGATACCGCGCTCTCCGCCGCCGGCCGGCAGGCCGAGGACGCCGCCCGGCGGTCGGGCGCGACCCAGGGCACCGTCCAGACCGTCGCCGCCAGCGCCGAGGAACTCGCCGCGTCGGCCCGGGAGATCGCCGACAGCATGATCCGCTCCCGTCAGGCGGCGAGCACGGCGATGGACGAGACGGGGAACGCCGACCGGGCGGCGGCGCGGCTGACGGAGGTCGCCAAGGCGATGGGCGGCATCGTCGATCTGATCAGCTCGATCGCCAGCCAGATCAACCTGCTGGCGCTCAACGCCACCATCGAGGCGGCGCGGGCTGGCGAGGCCGGGCGTGGCTTCGCGGTCGTCGCCAACGAGGTCAAGAATCTTGCCAACCAGTCGGCCAACGCGACCGCCCAGATCTCCAAGGAGATCGAAGGCATGCAGGCCGTCTCGTCCGACGTGGTCGCGTCGCTGGGCAACATCCGTCAGGCCACCAGCAACCTGATGGAATTCGTCACCGTCTCCGCCGGGGCGGTGGAGGAGCAGAGCGCGGTGACCGGCGACATGTCCACCAACATGCAGAACGCGTCGGCCTCGGTCAGCGCCGTCGACCACAACATCGGCGCCATCAACTCCGCGATCACCCAGATCGCCTCGGCGGTCTCGGAGACCAAGGAAGCCGCCAAGGTGCTGGCCCGTTGA
- the nifE gene encoding nitrogenase iron-molybdenum cofactor biosynthesis protein NifE, protein MLQEKLQDVFNEPGCSTNQAKSEKERKKGCSKALKPGAAAGGCAYDGAMIALQPIADAAHLVHGPIACLGNSWDNRGTKSSGSQLYRTGFTTDMSELDIIHGGEKKLYKAIKEIVQQYDPPAVFVYQTCVPAMIGDDIEAVCKFAAKKLGKPVIPVMAPGFVGSKNLGNKLAGETLLDHVIGTVEPEVTTPTDICIVGEYNLAGELWLVKPLLDEIGIRILSCISGDGRYNEVAQAHRARLTMVVCSQALVNVGRKMQERWGIPYFEGSFYGVSDMSDTLRTMARMLVERGADKAIIDRTEGVIAREESRVWRRLEPYKPRFDGKRVLLFTGGVKSWSMVTALEGAGLTIVGTSTKKSTKEDKERIKKMKGEEFHQWDDLKPRDIYRMLRDSEADIMMSGGRSQFIALKAKVPWLDLNQERHTPYAGYDGIVNLCEEIDKTLSNPIWRQVRLAAPWDARPDAKPVGA, encoded by the coding sequence ATGCTCCAGGAAAAGCTCCAGGACGTCTTCAACGAGCCGGGTTGCTCCACCAACCAAGCCAAGTCGGAGAAGGAGCGGAAGAAGGGTTGCTCCAAGGCTCTGAAGCCGGGAGCCGCCGCCGGAGGCTGCGCCTATGACGGCGCGATGATCGCGCTCCAGCCGATCGCTGACGCCGCCCACCTTGTGCACGGGCCGATCGCCTGCCTCGGCAATTCCTGGGACAATCGCGGCACCAAATCGTCGGGCTCGCAGCTCTACCGCACCGGCTTCACCACGGACATGTCGGAACTCGACATCATCCACGGCGGCGAGAAGAAGCTCTACAAGGCGATCAAGGAGATCGTGCAGCAGTACGATCCGCCGGCGGTCTTCGTCTACCAGACCTGCGTTCCCGCCATGATCGGCGATGACATCGAGGCGGTCTGCAAGTTCGCAGCAAAGAAGCTGGGCAAACCGGTGATCCCGGTGATGGCGCCGGGCTTCGTCGGGTCGAAGAACCTGGGCAACAAGCTGGCCGGCGAGACTCTGCTCGACCACGTCATCGGCACCGTGGAGCCGGAGGTCACGACCCCGACCGACATCTGCATCGTCGGCGAATACAATCTGGCCGGTGAGCTGTGGCTGGTGAAGCCGCTGCTCGACGAGATCGGCATCCGCATCCTGTCCTGCATCTCCGGCGACGGGCGCTACAACGAGGTGGCGCAGGCCCACCGGGCGCGGCTGACCATGGTGGTCTGCTCGCAGGCGCTGGTGAATGTCGGGCGCAAGATGCAGGAGCGCTGGGGCATCCCCTATTTCGAAGGCTCCTTCTACGGCGTGTCGGACATGTCGGACACGCTGCGCACCATGGCCCGCATGCTGGTGGAGCGCGGCGCCGACAAGGCCATCATCGACCGCACCGAGGGTGTCATCGCCCGCGAGGAAAGCCGCGTCTGGCGGCGCCTGGAGCCTTACAAACCGCGCTTCGACGGCAAGCGCGTCCTGCTGTTCACCGGCGGCGTGAAGAGCTGGTCGATGGTCACCGCGCTGGAAGGCGCCGGGCTGACCATCGTCGGCACCTCCACCAAGAAGTCCACCAAGGAGGACAAGGAGCGCATCAAGAAGATGAAGGGGGAGGAGTTCCACCAGTGGGACGACCTGAAGCCCCGCGACATCTACCGGATGCTGCGCGACAGCGAGGCCGACATCATGATGTCCGGCGGCCGGTCGCAGTTCATCGCGCTGAAGGCCAAGGTGCCGTGGCTCGACCTGAACCAGGAACGCCACACCCCCTACGCGGGCTATGACGGCATCGTCAACCTGTGTGAGGAAATCGACAAGACCCTGTCCAACCCGATCTGGCGGCAAGTGCGTCTGGCCGCTCCCTGGGATGCCAGACCGGATGCCAAGCCGGTGGGAGCGTAA
- the nifN gene encoding nitrogenase iron-molybdenum cofactor biosynthesis protein NifN encodes MGNIQRFPHSAKAASTNPLKMSQPLGAALAFLGVDRCMPLFHGSQGCTAFGLVLLVRHFREAIPLQTTAMDQVSTILGGYENLEQAVRTIHERNAPALIGVATTGVTETKGEDMAGQYSLFRQRNPALAGLKLVFANTPDFSGGFEDGFSAAVTGIVEEVVQPSDKTVKGQINVLAGCHLSPGDVEELRDIIESFGLSPIFLPDLSLSMSGRQPDDFTATSLGGVTVEQIAAMGASEATLVIGEHMRVAAAALELKTDVRSLFFDRLTGLEASDRLVRTLSELSGRPVPAKLRRQRETLVDGMLDGHFFYSRKRIAVALEPDLLYAVTSFLADMGAEVIAAVSPTQTAVLEKLKAATVMVGDHSDVETLARDADLIVSNSHGRQGAARIGVPLHRMGLPMFDRLGAGLKVHVGYRGTRELLFEIGNLFLSREMDHDEHGHAHGHRHGDGHEHGQHCGSGSCGCSAG; translated from the coding sequence ATGGGCAACATCCAGCGCTTCCCCCACTCCGCCAAGGCGGCCTCCACCAACCCGCTGAAGATGAGCCAGCCGCTGGGCGCGGCGCTCGCCTTCCTCGGCGTGGACCGCTGCATGCCGCTGTTCCACGGCAGCCAGGGCTGCACCGCCTTCGGGCTGGTCCTGCTGGTCCGCCATTTCCGCGAGGCCATCCCGCTCCAGACCACGGCGATGGACCAGGTCTCCACCATCCTCGGCGGCTACGAGAATCTGGAGCAGGCCGTCCGCACCATCCACGAGCGCAACGCGCCCGCCCTGATCGGCGTCGCCACCACCGGCGTGACCGAGACCAAGGGCGAGGACATGGCCGGGCAGTATTCGCTGTTCCGCCAGCGCAACCCCGCCCTGGCCGGCCTGAAGCTGGTCTTCGCCAACACCCCGGATTTCTCCGGCGGCTTTGAGGACGGCTTCTCCGCCGCGGTGACCGGCATCGTCGAGGAGGTGGTCCAGCCGTCCGACAAGACGGTGAAGGGCCAGATCAATGTGCTGGCCGGCTGCCACCTGTCGCCGGGCGACGTGGAGGAACTGCGCGACATCATCGAGAGCTTCGGCCTGTCGCCGATCTTCCTGCCCGACCTGTCGCTGTCCATGTCGGGCCGCCAGCCGGACGACTTCACGGCGACCTCGCTGGGCGGCGTGACGGTGGAGCAGATTGCCGCCATGGGCGCGTCGGAGGCCACGCTGGTGATCGGCGAGCATATGCGCGTCGCCGCCGCGGCGCTGGAGCTGAAGACCGACGTGCGCAGCCTCTTCTTCGACCGGCTGACCGGGCTGGAGGCGTCGGACCGCCTCGTCCGCACCCTGTCGGAGCTGTCGGGCCGCCCGGTTCCGGCGAAGCTGCGCCGCCAGCGCGAGACGCTGGTCGACGGCATGCTGGACGGGCATTTCTTCTACAGCCGCAAGCGGATCGCCGTGGCGCTGGAACCGGACCTGCTCTACGCCGTCACCAGCTTCCTGGCGGACATGGGGGCGGAGGTGATCGCCGCCGTCTCCCCCACCCAGACCGCCGTCCTGGAGAAGCTGAAGGCCGCGACGGTGATGGTCGGCGACCATTCCGACGTGGAGACGCTGGCCCGCGACGCCGACCTGATCGTGTCGAACTCGCACGGGCGGCAGGGGGCCGCACGGATCGGCGTGCCGCTGCACCGCATGGGGCTTCCCATGTTCGACCGGCTGGGCGCCGGGCTGAAGGTCCATGTCGGCTACCGCGGCACGCGCGAGCTTCTGTTCGAGATCGGCAACCTGTTCCTGTCCCGCGAGATGGACCACGACGAGCACGGCCATGCTCACGGTCATCGTCATGGGGACGGGCATGAACACGGCCAGCACTGCGGGAGCGGATCATGCGGATGCAGCGCCGGCTGA
- the nifX gene encoding nitrogen fixation protein NifX, whose product MKVAFCTQDMQHVDAHFGWAKNIVVYEVDKAGYTMVETCQFGGSMFEDGNEDKLIPKLDALADCAIVYLSAIGASAAARVVAKKIHPVKVEATETITALLDRLVETINGNPPPWLRKALNAGQPQELAFDEED is encoded by the coding sequence ATGAAGGTCGCTTTCTGCACCCAGGACATGCAGCACGTCGATGCGCATTTCGGGTGGGCCAAGAACATCGTGGTCTACGAGGTGGACAAGGCCGGCTACACGATGGTCGAGACCTGCCAGTTCGGCGGTTCGATGTTCGAGGACGGCAACGAGGACAAGCTGATCCCGAAGCTCGACGCGCTGGCCGACTGCGCCATCGTCTACCTGTCGGCCATCGGCGCCTCCGCCGCCGCCCGCGTGGTGGCGAAGAAGATCCACCCCGTGAAGGTGGAGGCCACGGAGACCATCACCGCGCTGCTCGACCGTCTGGTCGAAACCATCAACGGCAACCCGCCGCCCTGGCTGCGCAAGGCCCTGAACGCCGGCCAGCCGCAGGAGCTGGCCTTCGACGAGGAGGATTGA
- a CDS encoding NifX-associated nitrogen fixation protein, with protein sequence MTDTTVAAGSDLAEAFLKTLVMLFRAEDSYGAWEGKSDETILAPFILDKEARAAIPIMGDPDPDTLWRLELFYKAVGITVEKQTGHIASPIMKMSHEGFGRMVLTTGRLVVVSKHLRDVHRFGFPSLEKLAADGAKIVEEAVALIRKYPDVADL encoded by the coding sequence ATGACCGACACCACCGTGGCCGCCGGGAGCGATCTCGCCGAGGCCTTCCTGAAGACCCTGGTCATGCTGTTCCGCGCCGAAGACAGCTATGGCGCCTGGGAAGGCAAGAGCGACGAGACGATCCTCGCCCCCTTCATCCTCGACAAGGAGGCCCGCGCCGCCATTCCGATCATGGGCGACCCGGACCCCGACACGCTGTGGCGGCTGGAGCTGTTCTACAAGGCCGTCGGCATCACGGTCGAGAAGCAGACCGGCCACATCGCCTCACCCATCATGAAGATGAGCCACGAGGGCTTCGGCCGCATGGTGCTGACCACCGGCCGGCTGGTCGTGGTGTCGAAGCATCTGCGCGACGTCCACCGCTTCGGCTTCCCGTCGCTGGAGAAGCTGGCCGCCGACGGCGCCAAGATCGTCGAGGAGGCCGTGGCGCTGATCCGCAAATATCCCGACGTCGCCGATCTGTGA
- a CDS encoding CCE_0567 family metalloprotein — protein MSDIDALKDEVKKLNARATQKKMDLHDLSEELPQNWQSILQVAQETYDAYKTLTEKRAELKALEKASA, from the coding sequence ATGTCCGACATCGACGCCCTGAAGGACGAGGTCAAGAAGCTCAACGCCCGCGCGACCCAGAAGAAGATGGACCTGCACGACCTGTCGGAGGAGCTGCCGCAGAACTGGCAGTCGATCCTCCAGGTCGCCCAGGAGACCTACGACGCCTACAAGACCCTGACCGAGAAGCGCGCCGAGCTGAAGGCGCTGGAGAAGGCGTCCGCCTGA
- the fdxB gene encoding ferredoxin III, nif-specific — translation MAEFVTGTTRGGAAWTPKFVESVDQKMCIGCGRCFKVCGRDVLELIGITEDGDIVDAFDDEAEKKVMSVKNAGNCIGCESCGKVCSKNCITHLPQAA, via the coding sequence ATGGCTGAGTTCGTGACCGGCACCACCCGCGGCGGCGCCGCCTGGACGCCGAAATTCGTGGAAAGCGTCGACCAAAAGATGTGCATCGGCTGCGGCCGCTGCTTCAAGGTCTGCGGCCGCGACGTGCTGGAGCTGATCGGCATCACCGAGGACGGCGACATCGTCGACGCCTTCGACGACGAGGCCGAGAAGAAGGTCATGAGCGTCAAGAACGCCGGCAACTGCATCGGCTGCGAGAGCTGCGGCAAGGTCTGCTCCAAGAACTGCATCACCCACTTGCCCCAGGCGGCCTGA
- a CDS encoding nitrogen fixation protein NifQ, whose translation MGILHAAPPGVGDTTRLYRWLTDRQGRCNVFDAHLFACILSRRWSAGPGALGLDDRALGQLLDRYFPGAFAAGLPVPDSSPTPLPPLLRSEADDIAALLLAHRSLGIEEEEWLAAIVARAMLDEGELWRDLGLAGPSHLAALMERHFDSLALLNATGTRWKAFLYRFLCARDGLIPCGAPVCRDCGAEAVCFGSGD comes from the coding sequence ATGGGCATCCTGCACGCCGCCCCGCCGGGGGTGGGCGACACCACGCGGCTGTACCGTTGGCTGACCGACCGCCAGGGACGCTGCAACGTCTTCGACGCGCATCTGTTCGCCTGCATCCTGTCCCGCCGCTGGTCGGCGGGTCCGGGCGCGTTGGGTCTCGACGACCGGGCGCTCGGCCAGCTTCTCGACCGCTATTTCCCCGGCGCCTTCGCGGCCGGCTTGCCGGTTCCCGACAGCTCGCCCACCCCCTTGCCGCCGCTTCTCCGGAGCGAGGCGGACGACATCGCCGCCCTCCTGCTCGCCCACCGCTCGCTGGGCATCGAGGAGGAGGAATGGCTCGCCGCCATCGTGGCACGGGCCATGCTGGACGAGGGCGAGCTGTGGCGGGATCTCGGGCTGGCCGGCCCGAGCCACCTCGCGGCGCTGATGGAGCGCCATTTCGACTCGCTGGCCCTGCTGAACGCCACCGGCACCCGCTGGAAGGCTTTTCTCTACCGCTTCCTCTGCGCGCGGGACGGGCTGATCCCCTGCGGCGCCCCGGTCTGCCGCGATTGCGGCGCGGAGGCCGTGTGCTTCGGGTCGGGTGACTGA